A genomic region of Rheinheimera sp. MMS21-TC3 contains the following coding sequences:
- the tagF gene encoding type VI secretion system-associated protein TagF — MSGNFITTELGYSGKIPSRGDFLTHGLTMGFVDSWNEWLQAVLAVSREQLTDKWLATYLTSPIWHFALSADVCGDNAMLGSLMPSVDQVGRHYPFTLAKQLNAPVIQARLNNGWTEQHEDLILQTLEDNFKLTPWQEALVTQNIAWPTEQQIQLGHTNRAQAKAAIAIEVDNEVDASLLLHHNYQQHYGRYCIWWTHGSELIPPCTLLTAGLPQVSQFAAMLDGDWQRWGWQFSQIKSTGN; from the coding sequence TTGTCCGGCAACTTTATAACAACAGAACTTGGCTATTCAGGTAAAATTCCTAGCCGAGGGGACTTTTTGACGCACGGCTTAACTATGGGGTTTGTTGATAGCTGGAATGAATGGCTACAAGCAGTATTAGCTGTGAGTAGAGAGCAATTAACCGATAAATGGTTAGCTACCTATCTTACTAGCCCTATTTGGCACTTTGCATTGTCTGCTGATGTTTGTGGTGATAATGCGATGTTAGGTAGCTTAATGCCTAGTGTTGATCAAGTAGGTCGGCACTATCCATTTACCTTAGCTAAGCAGTTAAATGCTCCAGTAATTCAAGCTCGGTTAAATAATGGCTGGACCGAACAGCATGAAGACTTAATTTTACAAACCTTAGAAGATAACTTTAAGTTAACTCCTTGGCAAGAAGCATTAGTTACCCAGAATATAGCATGGCCAACTGAGCAACAGATCCAATTAGGTCATACTAACCGGGCACAAGCGAAAGCTGCTATAGCGATAGAGGTAGATAATGAAGTGGATGCTTCTTTATTGCTACATCACAATTATCAGCAGCATTATGGTCGCTATTGTATTTGGTGGACGCATGGCTCTGAACTGATACCTCCTTGTACGTTATTAACTGCAGGTCTGCCACAAGTAAGCCAATTTGCGGCTATGTTAGATGGCGATTGGCAGCGCTGGGGCTGGCAGTTTAGTCAAATAAAATCTACAGGTAATTAA
- the tssM gene encoding type VI secretion system membrane subunit TssM, whose protein sequence is MKFKAALHAVVRFLKSRITITVLGLLALALLIWFGGPLLAIAGYEPLATVTARLVTLLVIAIIWGGSHYIKGLKEARSHRQAVDTLLNGDEQQPQDELAKRDIAVLRERMQKALDILKHARFSKSRDIYQLPWYMLIGPPGSGKTTALQNSGLEFPLKEQLGDDAIEGIAGTRQCDWWFTNQAVLIDTAGRYTTQDSHASQDSTAWQGFLGLLRKYRPKQPINGVIIFVSLADLLSQTRTERHLHARAIKQRVQELQNQLGMTFPVYVMFTKADLIAGFTEFFRNMSEEEREQVWGMTFTIEHDEKGAVSSFNKEFHNMINRLTQRLFHRLQFEHDQDNRAAIYEFPRQLRLLQSAADDFLKEIFAPNPFEKPTMLRGVYIASATQEGVPIDRVMSQLGNNFGLAEPPMRRQTGEGESYFIKRFFEEIVIPEHELASVNLHHKNKHRWIRHGVLASSALISIWLLFSWSGSYSWNKQLVDEVSGSISQYQHLADRASIDENIVDLNHQLNLLRDLPAGYSGVIPESGPKNYGLYQGDKLGQAGKTAYQNGLYNKFVPFLLNSLIDEMEHNSEHRDYLYETLKTYLMLFNQDKFDAIQLNTWFEVYLEHRFSGTVNKDLRSSLQSHLAALLESHIKGAVYNESAVVAARELLLTVPLAERAYQRIKSELIKSHIPDFRVIDVLGSDSIKIFKRKSGLPLQQGISGLYTYKGFHGLFNIEKRRIIRSLMEDSWVYGEGVQDGNEQQSTDSTLSKQVTAKYFRDYIYVWQELLDDLTLDRVVNLEDGVFVTKVLTGPEQPIQNIIKAVQENVRLTHLPQSDEADMALDVAGKVAATSFSSQKSRLTRIMPDNMPNLTKSLPGKEVEYAFDTILKLGEAQFIQIEKTSRLYHEYLERLYMPGGIAKQAYSNQLNGEGSNELSVAIRRLKSDIPPPFSDWLGDISTETTQLFAQGSRQHINEAWKGTVLAEYKRAIAGRYPLNKASSDDIKLRDFERFFGYGGTLEQFFSEYLKPFVNTSRSTWTFKKDIGLDHKVLRTFQNAEKIRTAFFAEGSQKLNVGFSLRPVYLDRHITHLLLELDGQELSYSHGPSRFRQFSWPGDRNKLQTRIVFTPAKAGLPANTSYAGEWSWFRFIDNVTQNRADTKDDKILHLAVQGNHAHVELVPDTVNNPFWNKALEAFSCPATL, encoded by the coding sequence ATGAAGTTTAAAGCAGCGCTGCATGCTGTCGTGCGTTTTCTTAAGTCGCGTATTACTATTACAGTATTGGGCTTACTGGCGTTGGCACTACTTATTTGGTTTGGTGGTCCCTTGTTGGCTATTGCCGGTTATGAACCTTTAGCAACTGTTACAGCAAGACTGGTTACCTTATTAGTTATCGCGATAATTTGGGGTGGCAGTCACTATATTAAAGGTTTAAAAGAAGCACGTTCACATCGTCAAGCTGTTGATACGCTATTAAATGGAGATGAACAGCAGCCACAAGATGAATTAGCTAAACGTGATATTGCCGTTTTAAGAGAACGGATGCAAAAAGCCTTAGATATTTTAAAACATGCCCGTTTTAGTAAGTCTCGCGATATTTATCAATTACCGTGGTACATGTTAATTGGCCCGCCAGGCTCTGGTAAAACAACGGCCTTGCAAAATTCAGGGCTAGAGTTTCCATTAAAAGAACAGCTAGGTGACGATGCAATTGAAGGCATTGCCGGTACCCGACAATGTGATTGGTGGTTTACCAATCAAGCGGTGTTAATTGATACTGCAGGTCGATATACAACACAAGACAGTCACGCATCACAAGATTCAACTGCTTGGCAAGGTTTCTTAGGTTTATTAAGAAAATATCGTCCAAAACAGCCAATTAATGGCGTTATTATATTTGTTAGTTTGGCTGATTTGTTAAGCCAAACTAGAACGGAACGTCATTTACATGCTCGTGCTATTAAGCAAAGAGTACAAGAGTTACAAAATCAACTAGGCATGACGTTTCCGGTTTATGTCATGTTTACCAAAGCAGATTTGATTGCAGGTTTTACCGAGTTCTTCCGTAATATGAGTGAAGAAGAACGAGAGCAAGTTTGGGGCATGACATTTACAATTGAGCACGATGAAAAAGGTGCTGTGTCATCATTTAATAAAGAATTTCATAATATGATTAACCGCTTAACGCAGCGGTTATTTCATCGATTACAGTTTGAGCATGATCAAGATAATCGGGCAGCAATCTATGAGTTTCCACGGCAGCTTCGGTTATTACAAAGTGCAGCAGATGATTTTTTAAAAGAAATATTTGCGCCAAACCCTTTTGAGAAGCCAACTATGCTTCGCGGAGTTTATATTGCTAGTGCCACGCAAGAAGGGGTGCCTATTGATCGCGTAATGTCACAATTAGGTAATAATTTTGGTTTAGCTGAACCACCAATGCGTCGGCAAACGGGGGAAGGAGAAAGTTATTTTATTAAGCGTTTTTTTGAAGAAATTGTTATTCCTGAACATGAGTTAGCCTCAGTAAATTTACACCATAAAAATAAGCATCGTTGGATCCGGCACGGTGTGTTAGCAAGCTCAGCTTTAATTTCTATTTGGTTATTATTCTCTTGGTCTGGTAGCTATAGCTGGAATAAACAGCTTGTTGATGAGGTTTCAGGTTCGATATCGCAATACCAACATTTAGCAGATAGAGCTTCAATAGATGAAAATATTGTAGATTTAAATCATCAGCTAAACTTGTTGCGAGATTTACCCGCGGGTTATTCTGGCGTTATTCCTGAGAGTGGACCGAAAAACTATGGCCTTTATCAAGGTGATAAACTAGGTCAAGCAGGCAAGACCGCTTATCAAAATGGTTTATATAATAAGTTTGTTCCATTTTTATTAAACAGTTTAATAGATGAAATGGAACATAATTCTGAACATCGTGATTATTTATATGAAACATTAAAAACCTATTTAATGTTATTTAACCAAGATAAATTTGATGCCATTCAACTAAATACTTGGTTTGAAGTTTATTTAGAACACCGCTTTTCAGGTACGGTAAATAAAGACTTACGTTCGTCATTACAAAGCCACCTTGCTGCGCTGTTAGAAAGCCATATTAAAGGTGCTGTTTATAATGAATCTGCCGTAGTTGCTGCACGAGAATTATTATTAACAGTGCCATTAGCTGAGCGTGCATATCAGCGAATTAAATCTGAACTTATTAAAAGCCATATACCTGACTTTAGAGTAATAGATGTGTTAGGTAGCGATAGTATTAAAATTTTTAAACGTAAAAGTGGGCTACCGTTACAACAAGGTATTTCTGGCTTGTATACCTATAAAGGCTTTCATGGTTTATTTAATATTGAAAAAAGACGCATCATTCGCAGTTTAATGGAAGATAGTTGGGTTTACGGTGAGGGAGTTCAGGATGGTAATGAACAACAAAGTACTGACAGCACTTTATCTAAGCAAGTTACTGCAAAATATTTTCGTGATTATATTTATGTTTGGCAAGAGCTATTAGACGATCTTACTTTAGATCGAGTGGTTAACCTTGAAGACGGTGTGTTTGTTACTAAAGTGTTGACAGGTCCAGAGCAGCCTATTCAAAATATTATTAAAGCTGTACAGGAAAACGTCAGATTAACTCATTTGCCGCAGTCTGACGAAGCTGATATGGCACTTGATGTTGCAGGTAAGGTGGCGGCAACAAGCTTTTCTTCGCAAAAGTCACGGTTAACTCGGATTATGCCAGATAATATGCCAAACCTGACAAAGTCATTACCAGGTAAAGAAGTTGAATATGCCTTCGATACTATTTTAAAGTTAGGCGAAGCACAATTTATTCAAATTGAAAAAACAAGCCGTTTGTACCATGAATATCTAGAGCGATTATATATGCCAGGTGGTATTGCTAAGCAAGCTTATAGCAATCAGTTAAATGGTGAAGGCAGTAATGAGTTAAGTGTTGCTATACGTAGATTGAAAAGTGACATTCCACCACCATTTTCTGATTGGCTTGGTGATATTTCAACAGAAACGACACAATTGTTTGCTCAAGGTAGCCGCCAACATATTAATGAGGCATGGAAAGGCACAGTATTGGCAGAATATAAACGTGCTATAGCGGGGCGATACCCGTTAAATAAAGCAAGTTCAGATGATATCAAACTGCGGGATTTTGAGCGATTTTTTGGCTATGGCGGTACTTTAGAACAGTTTTTTTCTGAATATTTAAAACCTTTTGTTAATACCAGCCGATCTACTTGGACCTTTAAAAAGGATATTGGTTTAGATCATAAAGTATTACGAACTTTTCAAAATGCTGAGAAAATTCGTACCGCATTTTTTGCAGAAGGTAGCCAAAAATTAAATGTTGGCTTTAGCTTAAGGCCGGTATATTTAGATCGGCACATTACCCATTTATTATTAGAGCTTGATGGTCAAGAGCTATCATATAGCCATGGCCCATCACGCTTTAGACAATTCTCTTGGCCGGGTGATAGAAATAAACTGCAAACTCGAATTGTCTTTACGCCTGCTAAAGCTGGCTTACCTGCTAATACAAGTTACGCAGGTGAATGGTCATGGTTTAGATTTATAGATAATGTCACTCAAAACAGAGCTGACACTAAAGACGATAAAATTTTACATCTGGCTGTTCAAGGTAATCATGCTCACGTCGAGCTAGTACCTGATACGGTAAATAATCCTTTTTGGAATAAAGCATTGGAGGCCTTCAGTTGTCCGGCAACTTTATAA